Proteins from a genomic interval of Vanacampus margaritifer isolate UIUO_Vmar chromosome 4, RoL_Vmar_1.0, whole genome shotgun sequence:
- the LOC144050198 gene encoding tryptophan 5-hydroxylase 1-like isoform X1 codes for MSTRKKIVNRRSHNANVCSTEQMAAAFGSVSSGTAGGARTNGATILFSLKNEVGGLVKALRTFQENHVNLVHIESRKSKRRNSDFEIFVDCDSDHHQLRELTQLLAQHANVVEIMSQSHAHSAADDHIADDQRSVPWFPRKISDLDLCKQVLMYGSDLDADHPGFKDSVYRKRRNYFADLAQSYKHGDPIPRVDYTAEEVQTWARVFRELNKLYPGHACKEFLNNLPLLAQHCNYEEDNIPQLEDVSRFLKERSGFSIRPVSGYLSPRDFLAGLAFRVFHCTQYVRHSSDPFYTPEPDTCHELLGHVPLLAEPSFAQFSQEMGLASLGADDDAVRKLAACYFFTVEFGLCKQDGKLRAYGAGLLSSVGELKHALSGKADVRPFDPHLTCVEECVITDFQNAYFVAETFDDAKNKMREFAKRIRRPFSVRYNAYTQSVDVLQDSGSIRTLVQDLRHELDVVDDALNRLTRHSASV; via the exons ATGGCCGCGGCTTTTGGAAGCGTCTCCAGCGGGACGGCAGGCGGCGCCAGGACGAACGGCGCCACCATCCTCTTCTCCCTCAAGAACGAAGTGGGCGGTCTTGTCAAGGCTCTCAGGACTTTCCAG GAAAACCACGTCAACCTGGTTCACATCGAGTCGCGCAAGTCCAAGCGCAGGAATTCCGATTTTGAGATCTTCGTGGACTGCGACAGTGATCATCATCAGCTCAGAGAGTTGACGCAGCTTTTGGCGCAGCACGCCAACGTGGTCGAGATTATGTCACAAAGCCACGCCCACTCCGCCGCCGACGACCACATTGCAGATG ACCAGCGGTCCGTCCCGTGGTTCCCCAGGAAGATTTCTGATCTGGACCTTTGCAAGCAGGTTCTGATGTACGGCTCCGACTTGGACGCCGACCATCCG GGATTTAAAGACAGCGTTTACCGCAAACGAAGGAACTACTTTGCTGATTTGGCTCAGAGCTACAAACA CGGTGACCCGATCCCCCGTGTGGACTACACGGCGGAGGAGGTCCAAACCTGGGCTCGGGTCTTCCGGGAACTCAACAAACTTTACCCCGGCCACGCCTGCAAGGAGTTCCTCAACAACCTCCCCCTGCTGGCCCAACACTGCAACTACGAGGAGGACAACATCCCCCAGCTGGAGGACGTCTCGCGTTTCCTCAAAG AGCGCTCAGGTTTCAGCATTCGTCCAGTGTCGGGCTATTTGTCTCCCCGAGACTTCCTGGCAG GTTTGGCCTTCCGAGTGTTCCACTGCACTCAGTATGTCCGACACAGCTCAGACCCGTTCTACACACCGGAACC GGACACGTGCCACGAGCTGCTGGGCCACGTCCCCCTGCTGGCCGAGCCGAGCTTCGCGCAGTTCTCGCAGGAGATGGGCCTGGCGTCGCTGGGGGCCGACGATGACGCCGTGCGCAAGCTGGCCGCG TGTTACTTCTTCACGGTGGAGTTCGGACTGTGCAAGCAGGATGGAAAACTTCGCGCCTACGGGGCCGGCCTGCTCTCGTCTGTCGGCGAGCTCAAG CACGCCCTCTCGGGTAAGGCTGACGTGCGCCCGTTCGATCCTCATCTGACGTGTGTCGAGGAGTGCGTCATCACCGACTTCCAGAACGCTTACTTTGTGGCCGAAACCTTCGATGACGCCAAAAACAAGATGAG GGAGTTTGCCAAGCGCATCCGCCGTCCGTTCTCAGTGCGCTACAACGCGTACACGCAGAGCGTGGATGTGCTGCAGGACAGCGGCAGCATCCGGACGCTGGTCCAAGATCTGCGCCACGAGCTGGACGTGGTGGACGACGCTCTCAACAGACTCACCAGGCACAGCGCCTCCGTGTGA
- the LOC144050198 gene encoding tryptophan 5-hydroxylase 1-like isoform X2, with translation MAAAFGSVSSGTAGGARTNGATILFSLKNEVGGLVKALRTFQENHVNLVHIESRKSKRRNSDFEIFVDCDSDHHQLRELTQLLAQHANVVEIMSQSHAHSAADDHIADDQRSVPWFPRKISDLDLCKQVLMYGSDLDADHPGFKDSVYRKRRNYFADLAQSYKHGDPIPRVDYTAEEVQTWARVFRELNKLYPGHACKEFLNNLPLLAQHCNYEEDNIPQLEDVSRFLKERSGFSIRPVSGYLSPRDFLAGLAFRVFHCTQYVRHSSDPFYTPEPDTCHELLGHVPLLAEPSFAQFSQEMGLASLGADDDAVRKLAACYFFTVEFGLCKQDGKLRAYGAGLLSSVGELKHALSGKADVRPFDPHLTCVEECVITDFQNAYFVAETFDDAKNKMREFAKRIRRPFSVRYNAYTQSVDVLQDSGSIRTLVQDLRHELDVVDDALNRLTRHSASV, from the exons ATGGCCGCGGCTTTTGGAAGCGTCTCCAGCGGGACGGCAGGCGGCGCCAGGACGAACGGCGCCACCATCCTCTTCTCCCTCAAGAACGAAGTGGGCGGTCTTGTCAAGGCTCTCAGGACTTTCCAG GAAAACCACGTCAACCTGGTTCACATCGAGTCGCGCAAGTCCAAGCGCAGGAATTCCGATTTTGAGATCTTCGTGGACTGCGACAGTGATCATCATCAGCTCAGAGAGTTGACGCAGCTTTTGGCGCAGCACGCCAACGTGGTCGAGATTATGTCACAAAGCCACGCCCACTCCGCCGCCGACGACCACATTGCAGATG ACCAGCGGTCCGTCCCGTGGTTCCCCAGGAAGATTTCTGATCTGGACCTTTGCAAGCAGGTTCTGATGTACGGCTCCGACTTGGACGCCGACCATCCG GGATTTAAAGACAGCGTTTACCGCAAACGAAGGAACTACTTTGCTGATTTGGCTCAGAGCTACAAACA CGGTGACCCGATCCCCCGTGTGGACTACACGGCGGAGGAGGTCCAAACCTGGGCTCGGGTCTTCCGGGAACTCAACAAACTTTACCCCGGCCACGCCTGCAAGGAGTTCCTCAACAACCTCCCCCTGCTGGCCCAACACTGCAACTACGAGGAGGACAACATCCCCCAGCTGGAGGACGTCTCGCGTTTCCTCAAAG AGCGCTCAGGTTTCAGCATTCGTCCAGTGTCGGGCTATTTGTCTCCCCGAGACTTCCTGGCAG GTTTGGCCTTCCGAGTGTTCCACTGCACTCAGTATGTCCGACACAGCTCAGACCCGTTCTACACACCGGAACC GGACACGTGCCACGAGCTGCTGGGCCACGTCCCCCTGCTGGCCGAGCCGAGCTTCGCGCAGTTCTCGCAGGAGATGGGCCTGGCGTCGCTGGGGGCCGACGATGACGCCGTGCGCAAGCTGGCCGCG TGTTACTTCTTCACGGTGGAGTTCGGACTGTGCAAGCAGGATGGAAAACTTCGCGCCTACGGGGCCGGCCTGCTCTCGTCTGTCGGCGAGCTCAAG CACGCCCTCTCGGGTAAGGCTGACGTGCGCCCGTTCGATCCTCATCTGACGTGTGTCGAGGAGTGCGTCATCACCGACTTCCAGAACGCTTACTTTGTGGCCGAAACCTTCGATGACGCCAAAAACAAGATGAG GGAGTTTGCCAAGCGCATCCGCCGTCCGTTCTCAGTGCGCTACAACGCGTACACGCAGAGCGTGGATGTGCTGCAGGACAGCGGCAGCATCCGGACGCTGGTCCAAGATCTGCGCCACGAGCTGGACGTGGTGGACGACGCTCTCAACAGACTCACCAGGCACAGCGCCTCCGTGTGA
- the LOC144050228 gene encoding CD81 protein-like has protein sequence MGVEGCTKCIKYLLFFFNFIFWLAGCVILGVALWLRHDPQTSNLLEINFDGQQAPSTFYISVHILIAVGAVMMVVGFLGCYGAIQESQCLLGTFFACLVILFACEVAAGIWGFMHKDTVSKEMINFYDSIYDKAMTDSVTADTEKKKAAASVLKVFHETLSCCGKGQGTSILTQFTDMLGVTDLCPSSATAVSCHNRITELFSDKIYLIGIAALVVAVIMIFEMIFSMVLCCGIRNSPVY, from the exons ATGGGCGTCGAAGGCTGCACCAAATGTATCAAGTATCTGCTCTTCTTCTTCAACTTCATCTTCTGG CTGGCGGGCTGCGTAATTCTGGGCGTGGCCCTGTGGCTGCGACACGACCCGCAGACGAGCAACCTGCTGGAGATCAACTTTGACGGACAGCAGGCGCCGAGCACCTTCTACATCA GCGTGCACATCCTGATCGCGGTGGGCGCGGTGATGATGGTGGTGGGTTTCCTCGGATGCTACGGCGCCATCCAGGAGTCGCAATGTCTGCTGGGAACG TTCTTCGCCTGCCTCGTCATCCTGTTTGCCTGCGAAGTGGCCGCCGGGATCTGGGGCTTCATGCACAAAGACACC GTTTCCAAGGAGATGATCAACTTCTACGACTCCATTTATGACAAAGCCATGACCGACAGCGTCACCGCCGACACGGAGAAGAAGAAGGCGGCCGCCTCCGTGCTCAAAGTCTTCCACGAGACG ctGAGCTGCTGCGGCAAAGGTCAAGGCACGTCCATTCTGACGCAGTTCACCGACATGCTCGGCGTCACCGACCTCTGTCCCAGCTCTGCGACCGCCGTC AGCTGCCACAACCGCATCACCGAGCTGTTTTCCGACAAGATTTACCTGATCGGCATCGCCGCCCTGGTGGTCGCCGTCATCATG atcttTGAGATGATCTTCAGCATGGTCCTGTGCTGCGGAATCCGCAACAGTCCCGTCTACTAG